A single Pseudomonas brassicacearum DNA region contains:
- a CDS encoding peptidylprolyl isomerase: MAKATARHILVSSEEKCNELKAQIEAGADFAEVAKTNSSCPSSRQGGDLGSFGPGQMVKEFDTVVFSAPINVVQGPVKTQFGFHLLEVTSRQD; the protein is encoded by the coding sequence ATGGCTAAAGCCACTGCCCGCCACATCCTGGTTTCCAGCGAAGAGAAGTGCAACGAACTCAAGGCCCAGATCGAAGCCGGCGCCGACTTCGCCGAAGTGGCCAAGACCAACTCCTCCTGCCCATCCAGCCGTCAGGGCGGCGACCTGGGTTCGTTCGGCCCGGGCCAGATGGTCAAGGAATTCGACACCGTGGTATTCAGCGCACCGATCAATGTGGTCCAGGGCCCGGTCAAGACTCAGTTCGGCTTCCACCTGCTGGAAGTCACCAGCCGTCAGGACTGA
- a CDS encoding esterase/lipase family protein encodes MQRNATTQFPILLVHGLFGFDKIGGFELFHGVKQALRAGGARVFIPYLSATHCNEARGEQLLAQIDRVLAGTGAARVNLIGHSQGALAARYAAALAPDKVASVTSVSGPNHGSELADFLRKALTPGRLPGHVARGVATLFADFISLLDGQAQLSPKALAALATLTTEGVGAFNDKYPQGLPKNWGGNGPDRVNGVRYYSWSGTLRETTGAASQPLQVFYRAFSRYFITEAEQNDGLVGRFSSHLGKVIRSDYPMDHMEAITPGGGTLRKGTDPTEPNPKELNPTDLYLRHAERLRKAGL; translated from the coding sequence ATGCAACGGAATGCAACCACTCAGTTTCCCATCCTGTTGGTCCATGGGTTGTTCGGGTTTGACAAGATCGGCGGCTTCGAGCTGTTCCATGGCGTCAAACAAGCCCTCCGTGCAGGCGGTGCCCGGGTGTTTATCCCCTATTTGTCGGCCACCCATTGCAACGAGGCCAGAGGCGAACAACTGCTGGCACAAATCGATCGGGTCCTGGCCGGCACCGGTGCAGCCCGGGTCAACCTGATCGGCCACAGCCAGGGTGCGCTGGCCGCGCGCTATGCCGCCGCGCTGGCACCCGACAAAGTAGCCTCGGTCACGTCGGTCAGCGGCCCCAACCATGGTTCCGAACTGGCGGATTTTCTGCGCAAGGCCCTTACCCCCGGACGGTTGCCAGGGCATGTGGCAAGAGGCGTCGCCACATTGTTCGCCGACTTCATCTCGCTGCTTGACGGACAGGCGCAGCTGTCACCCAAAGCCCTCGCCGCGCTGGCGACGTTGACCACTGAGGGCGTGGGCGCCTTCAACGACAAATACCCCCAGGGCTTGCCGAAGAACTGGGGCGGGAACGGCCCGGACCGGGTCAATGGCGTGCGTTACTACTCATGGAGCGGTACGTTGCGAGAGACGACGGGGGCAGCATCGCAGCCTTTGCAGGTTTTCTACCGCGCCTTTTCCAGATACTTCATCACCGAAGCCGAGCAGAACGACGGCCTGGTCGGGCGCTTCAGTTCGCACCTGGGCAAAGTCATTCGTTCCGACTATCCCATGGACCACATGGAGGCCATCACTCCAGGAGGCGGCACGTTACGCAAGGGTACAGACCCGACAGAGCCTAACCCCAAGGAGCTTAACCCCACAGACCTTTACCTGCGCCACGCCGAGCGCCTGCGCAAAGCCGGCCTTTGA
- a CDS encoding 3-deoxy-7-phosphoheptulonate synthase, which translates to MNSSVSALPLSTLNPANEALTLRLPSSLQLKHQLPLSTELSHQVSAHRQAIRTILDGEDSRLLVIVGPCSIHDPKSALEYAANLARVAHEVRDSTLLVMRAYVEKPRTTVGWKGLAYDPGLDGSDDMAAGLTLSRELMREMLQLGLPVATELLQPMAASYFDDLLSWVAIGARTTESQIHREMASGLGMPVGFKNGTDGGVGIACDAMRSAAHPHRHFGVDSQGHPAIVQTPGNPDTHLVLRGGHRGPNYDQQNVTQIHHDLTRLKIPARIMVDCSHANSGKDPLRQPQVFNDVLEQRLQGNRSLIGMMLESHLFEGCQPLAPSMRYGVSVTDGCLGWESTEQLLRQAHHKLQLPA; encoded by the coding sequence ATGAATTCGTCCGTCTCCGCTTTGCCGCTGTCCACGCTCAACCCTGCCAACGAAGCCCTGACCCTGCGTCTGCCGAGCTCGTTGCAACTCAAGCACCAATTGCCGCTCAGTACCGAGCTGAGTCACCAAGTGAGTGCCCATCGCCAGGCCATCCGCACGATCCTCGACGGCGAGGACTCCCGCCTGCTGGTCATCGTCGGCCCCTGCTCGATCCACGACCCGAAATCCGCCCTCGAATACGCCGCCAACCTGGCTCGCGTGGCCCATGAAGTGCGCGACAGCACGCTGCTGGTCATGCGCGCCTACGTGGAAAAGCCCCGCACGACCGTAGGCTGGAAAGGACTGGCCTACGATCCTGGCCTGGATGGCAGCGATGACATGGCCGCCGGCCTGACCTTGTCCCGGGAACTGATGCGCGAAATGTTGCAACTGGGCTTGCCCGTCGCCACCGAACTGCTGCAACCCATGGCTGCCAGTTACTTCGATGACCTGCTCAGTTGGGTCGCCATCGGTGCGCGCACCACCGAGTCGCAGATCCACCGGGAAATGGCCAGCGGCCTGGGCATGCCGGTGGGGTTCAAGAACGGCACCGACGGCGGGGTCGGCATTGCCTGCGATGCCATGCGCTCTGCCGCCCACCCCCACCGGCATTTCGGTGTGGACAGCCAGGGGCATCCGGCGATCGTCCAGACGCCGGGCAACCCCGATACCCACCTGGTGTTGCGTGGCGGCCATCGCGGGCCGAACTACGACCAGCAGAACGTCACGCAGATACACCACGACCTGACCCGCCTGAAGATACCGGCCCGGATCATGGTGGACTGCAGCCACGCCAACAGCGGCAAGGACCCGTTGCGTCAGCCGCAGGTGTTCAATGACGTGTTGGAGCAGCGCCTGCAAGGCAACCGCTCCCTGATTGGCATGATGCTGGAGAGTCACCTGTTCGAAGGCTGCCAGCCGCTGGCCCCATCGATGCGCTACGGCGTATCGGTCACCGACGGTTGCCTGGGCTGGGAATCCACTGAGCAGTTGTTGCGCCAGGCCCATCACAAGCTGCAATTGCCAGCCTGA
- a CDS encoding carbon-nitrogen hydrolase family protein: MTAPAFAAAQSISIAGDVRANLVRHQHFMQAAAEQGVQLLVFPELSLTGYERGLAADLAVLPEDALLQPLRDLARELGLTAVVGMPIRLSADAPVLIGALVLGADGSLGVYSKQHLHPGEEVAFAPGHGGSMLTMGQDRVALAVCADFSHASHAAAAAGQGATLYAAGVLITEGGYVPDTTLLQGYARQHAMTVLVANHGGVTGGWESAGRSAIWGPDGSLLAAAPGTGELLVVARRDANGWAGKVVPVQVLG; the protein is encoded by the coding sequence ATGACCGCTCCAGCCTTCGCCGCCGCCCAGTCGATCTCCATCGCGGGGGACGTCCGTGCCAACCTCGTGCGTCATCAGCATTTCATGCAGGCGGCCGCTGAACAGGGTGTGCAGTTGCTGGTGTTTCCTGAACTGTCGCTCACCGGCTATGAACGTGGCCTGGCGGCGGACCTGGCCGTCCTGCCGGAGGATGCCTTATTGCAACCGCTGCGCGACTTGGCCCGCGAGCTCGGCCTGACAGCGGTGGTGGGCATGCCGATTCGCCTGTCGGCGGATGCCCCGGTGTTGATCGGCGCGTTGGTCCTCGGTGCCGATGGCTCCCTCGGGGTGTACAGCAAGCAGCACCTGCACCCAGGGGAAGAAGTCGCCTTCGCCCCGGGCCATGGTGGCTCGATGCTGACGATGGGGCAGGATCGCGTCGCCCTGGCGGTGTGTGCCGATTTTTCCCACGCCAGCCATGCTGCCGCGGCAGCCGGGCAGGGCGCTACGCTATATGCGGCGGGGGTGTTGATCACCGAGGGCGGCTACGTGCCCGATACGACGTTGCTGCAAGGCTACGCCCGGCAGCACGCCATGACCGTGCTGGTCGCCAATCATGGCGGCGTCACCGGCGGTTGGGAATCGGCTGGCCGCAGCGCCATCTGGGGCCCGGACGGTTCGTTGCTTGCGGCAGCGCCGGGCACGGGCGAGCTGTTGGTGGTCGCCCGCCGCGACGCCAACGGCTGGGCAGGGAAGGTCGTACCGGTGCAAGTGCTTGGATGA
- a CDS encoding GNAT family N-acetyltransferase: protein MSFEWRAATAGDIDFARQLTCDNMLAYYLKHDLLWQDEAFDLAWIIRQNWIISREGQALGFVSLSRDARALYIRELQIDEAFRGQGAGTWAIGQVWDLVGLERRPALRLTVFKDNPARALYERMGLRVVGEDECFLRMQRDAGA, encoded by the coding sequence ATGAGCTTCGAGTGGCGTGCCGCAACGGCCGGGGACATCGACTTCGCCCGACAGCTGACCTGCGACAATATGCTTGCCTATTACCTCAAGCATGATTTGCTCTGGCAGGACGAAGCATTCGATCTGGCCTGGATCATTCGCCAGAACTGGATAATCAGTCGTGAAGGCCAGGCGCTGGGCTTCGTCAGTCTCAGTCGTGATGCCAGGGCGTTGTATATCCGGGAGCTGCAGATCGACGAGGCGTTCCGGGGGCAGGGCGCCGGTACCTGGGCGATCGGACAAGTTTGGGACCTGGTGGGGCTGGAGCGTCGCCCGGCTTTGCGCCTGACGGTGTTCAAGGATAATCCGGCCAGGGCATTGTACGAACGGATGGGCCTGCGTGTCGTGGGCGAGGATGAGTGTTTCCTGAGGATGCAGCGAGACGCCGGTGCTTGA
- the uvrY gene encoding UvrY/SirA/GacA family response regulator transcription factor: MIRVLVVDDHDLVRTGITRMLADIDGLQVVGQAESGEESLIKARELKPDVVLMDVKMPGIGGLEATRKLLRSHPDIKVVAVTVCEEDPFPTRLLQAGAAGYLTKGAGLNEMVQAIRLVFAGQRYISPQIAQQLAIKSFQPTNDSPFDALSEREIQIALMIVGCQKVQIISDKLCLSPKTVNTYRYRIFEKLSISSDVELTLLAVRHGMVDASA; encoded by the coding sequence TTGATTAGGGTGTTAGTGGTCGATGACCATGATCTCGTCCGTACGGGCATTACACGAATGCTGGCTGACATCGATGGCCTGCAGGTAGTTGGCCAGGCTGAATCCGGGGAAGAGTCCCTGATCAAGGCGCGTGAATTGAAACCCGACGTGGTGTTGATGGACGTCAAGATGCCTGGCATCGGCGGCCTTGAGGCCACGCGCAAACTGCTGCGCAGTCACCCGGACATCAAGGTGGTCGCGGTGACCGTCTGCGAAGAGGATCCGTTCCCCACCCGGTTGTTGCAGGCGGGCGCGGCGGGCTATCTCACCAAGGGCGCTGGCTTGAACGAGATGGTCCAGGCCATTCGTCTGGTTTTTGCCGGGCAACGCTACATCAGCCCGCAAATCGCCCAGCAATTGGCGATCAAGTCATTCCAACCGACCAACGACTCGCCCTTCGATGCGCTGTCGGAGCGGGAAATCCAGATTGCCCTGATGATTGTCGGTTGCCAGAAGGTGCAGATCATCTCCGACAAGCTGTGCCTGTCGCCAAAAACCGTCAACACCTACCGCTATCGTATCTTCGAGAAGCTTTCGATCAGCAGTGACGTCGAATTGACACTGTTGGCGGTGCGCCACGGCATGGTCGATGCCAGCGCCTGA
- the uvrC gene encoding excinuclease ABC subunit UvrC: protein MTELFDPSAFLSTCSGRPGVYRMFDGDARLLYVGKAKNLKKRLASYFRKTGLAPKTSALVGRIAQIETTITANETEALLLEQTLIKEWRPPYNILLRDDKSYPYVFLSDGAFPRLSIHRGAKKAKGRYFGPYPSAGAIRESLSLLQKTFFVRQCEDSYYKNRTRPCLQYQIKRCKAPCVGFVEPQVYAEDVRHSVMFLEGRSNALTDELSAAMEDAAVNLEFERAAELRDQIGLLRRVQDQQSMEGGSGDVDVIAAFINPGGACVHLISVRGGRVLGSKNFFPQVGIEEDVAEVMAAFLGQYYISSPERDLPAELIVNVVHEDFPALIEAIDKLRGRELTISHRVRGTRARWQQLAVTNAEQALGARLANRQHVAARFDALADVLNLDEPPQRLECYDISHSSGEATVASCVVFGPEGPIKSDYRRYNIEGVTPGDDYAAMHQALMRRFGKLKDGEGKLPDILLVDGGKGQLSMARDVLNELMVPDLILLGVAKGATRKAGFETLYLNDAAHEFTLKGDSPALHLIQQIRDEAHRFAITGHRARRGKTRRTSTLEGVAGVGPTRRRDLLKHFGGLQELSRASIEEIAKAPGISKKLAESIYANLHSE, encoded by the coding sequence ATGACTGAATTGTTTGATCCAAGTGCGTTCCTCTCCACCTGCAGCGGTCGCCCCGGCGTGTACCGCATGTTCGACGGCGACGCACGCCTGCTTTATGTCGGCAAGGCCAAGAACCTCAAGAAACGCCTGGCCAGTTACTTTCGCAAGACCGGCCTCGCCCCGAAGACTTCCGCCCTGGTGGGGCGCATCGCGCAAATCGAAACGACGATCACCGCCAATGAAACCGAGGCGCTGCTGCTTGAGCAGACGCTGATCAAGGAATGGCGCCCGCCGTACAACATCCTGCTGCGCGACGACAAATCCTACCCCTACGTGTTTCTGTCCGACGGGGCCTTTCCGCGCCTGAGCATTCATCGGGGCGCCAAAAAGGCCAAGGGTCGGTATTTCGGTCCTTACCCCAGCGCCGGGGCGATTCGTGAAAGCCTCAGCCTGCTGCAGAAAACCTTTTTCGTTCGCCAGTGTGAAGACAGCTACTACAAGAATCGCACCCGGCCCTGCCTGCAATACCAGATCAAGCGCTGCAAGGCGCCTTGCGTAGGGTTTGTCGAGCCGCAGGTCTACGCCGAGGACGTGCGTCACTCGGTGATGTTCCTGGAGGGCCGCAGCAATGCGCTGACCGATGAACTGTCGGCAGCCATGGAAGACGCGGCGGTCAACCTTGAGTTCGAACGGGCCGCCGAGCTGCGTGACCAGATTGGCCTGCTGCGCCGCGTTCAGGACCAGCAAAGCATGGAAGGTGGCAGCGGTGACGTCGATGTGATCGCCGCGTTCATCAACCCGGGCGGCGCTTGCGTGCATTTGATCAGCGTGCGGGGCGGTCGTGTGCTGGGCAGCAAGAACTTCTTTCCCCAAGTGGGTATCGAGGAGGACGTGGCTGAGGTCATGGCGGCGTTTCTGGGCCAGTACTACATCAGCAGCCCGGAACGCGACTTGCCTGCCGAGTTGATCGTCAACGTGGTCCACGAGGATTTCCCGGCCCTGATCGAAGCCATCGACAAGCTTCGCGGTCGTGAACTGACCATCAGCCACCGCGTTCGCGGCACCCGTGCCCGTTGGCAGCAACTGGCCGTGACCAACGCCGAACAGGCCCTGGGCGCGCGCCTGGCCAACCGTCAACATGTGGCGGCGCGATTCGATGCCCTGGCCGATGTCCTCAACCTGGATGAGCCGCCGCAGCGGCTGGAGTGCTACGACATCAGCCACTCCAGTGGCGAGGCAACCGTGGCGTCCTGCGTGGTGTTCGGTCCGGAAGGCCCGATCAAGTCCGATTATCGCCGGTACAACATCGAAGGCGTCACCCCCGGCGATGACTATGCCGCCATGCATCAAGCATTGATGCGGCGTTTCGGCAAGCTCAAGGACGGGGAGGGCAAGTTGCCAGACATCCTCTTGGTCGACGGCGGCAAGGGCCAGTTGTCCATGGCCCGCGATGTGCTCAATGAACTGATGGTGCCCGACCTGATCCTGCTGGGCGTGGCCAAGGGCGCGACGCGCAAGGCCGGTTTCGAAACCTTGTACCTGAACGACGCCGCCCATGAGTTCACCCTCAAGGGCGATTCGCCGGCGCTGCACCTGATCCAGCAGATCCGTGACGAAGCCCACCGTTTTGCCATCACCGGACACCGTGCCCGTCGTGGCAAGACGCGCCGGACGTCTACACTGGAAGGTGTGGCAGGCGTCGGCCCGACGCGCCGCCGCGACTTGTTGAAACATTTTGGTGGATTGCAGGAACTGTCTCGTGCCAGCATCGAGGAGATAGCCAAAGCACCCGGTATCAGTAAAAAGCTCGCTGAGTCGATTTATGCAAACCTGCACAGCGAGTAG
- the pgsA gene encoding CDP-diacylglycerol--glycerol-3-phosphate 3-phosphatidyltransferase — MNIPNLITVLRVLLIPIFILLFYLPYHWSYMASASVFAFAAATDWLDGYLARRLEQSTPFGAFLDPVADKLMVAVALVLLVQEHGNLWLTLPAAVIIGREIVVSALREWMAELGARAQVAVSNLGKWKTAAQMLALVILLANPSDFSFWVLLGYALLLVSAGLTLWSMVQYLRAAWPHLRTDVDPK, encoded by the coding sequence ATGAATATCCCAAATCTGATTACCGTCCTACGCGTCCTGCTCATTCCGATCTTCATTTTGCTGTTCTATTTGCCGTACCACTGGAGCTACATGGCCTCCGCCTCGGTCTTCGCCTTCGCCGCCGCGACGGACTGGCTGGACGGTTACCTGGCCCGACGCCTGGAGCAGAGCACGCCGTTCGGTGCCTTCCTCGATCCGGTGGCCGACAAGCTGATGGTCGCGGTGGCCTTGGTGCTGCTGGTACAGGAACACGGCAACCTCTGGCTGACCTTGCCGGCGGCGGTGATCATCGGCCGCGAAATCGTCGTCTCGGCGCTCCGTGAATGGATGGCCGAGTTGGGCGCCCGCGCCCAAGTCGCCGTGTCGAACCTCGGCAAATGGAAAACCGCCGCGCAGATGCTGGCGCTGGTGATCCTGCTGGCGAACCCTTCGGATTTCAGCTTCTGGGTGCTGTTGGGCTATGCGCTGTTGCTGGTTTCCGCTGGGCTGACGCTGTGGTCGATGGTCCAATACCTGCGCGCGGCGTGGCCGCATCTGCGGACGGATGTAGACCCGAAATAA
- the dksA gene encoding RNA polymerase-binding protein DksA, with product MPTVLTEAELLALPAEDYMNAEQQQFFRALLLNQRGELQARIAEEFEGLREGETNSDPVDIGSAEEQRQWQLRLLEREKKLLDKIDQALDRLAHGEYGWCRETGEPIGLKRLLLRPTASLCIEAKEREEQRERHLRHDLL from the coding sequence ATGCCCACTGTGCTAACCGAGGCCGAGCTGCTTGCTCTGCCGGCAGAAGACTATATGAATGCTGAGCAGCAGCAGTTCTTCCGTGCCCTGCTGTTGAACCAACGCGGCGAGCTACAGGCGCGTATTGCTGAAGAGTTCGAGGGCTTGCGCGAAGGCGAAACCAATAGCGATCCTGTCGATATCGGCAGCGCTGAAGAGCAGCGTCAGTGGCAATTGCGCTTGTTGGAGCGAGAAAAGAAGCTACTGGATAAAATCGATCAAGCACTGGACCGCCTGGCCCATGGAGAATATGGCTGGTGCCGAGAGACGGGTGAGCCCATCGGACTCAAGCGTTTGTTATTACGGCCTACCGCAAGCCTGTGCATCGAGGCCAAAGAACGCGAGGAGCAACGCGAAAGACACCTGCGCCACGACTTGCTCTGA
- the hisI gene encoding phosphoribosyl-AMP cyclohydrolase: protein MSLWLELEQAGLGEEQPLTTVLDAIPWNADGLIGAIAQRHDTGEVLMLAWMNRAALDETLATGQVCYWSRSRQQLWRKGETSGNHQRLVEARLDCDGDAILLLVEQQGPACHTGRPNCFYNAIRNERVTVISVPQ, encoded by the coding sequence ATGAGTTTGTGGCTTGAACTTGAACAGGCAGGGCTCGGCGAAGAACAGCCTTTGACTACCGTGCTAGACGCCATTCCTTGGAACGCTGACGGGCTGATCGGCGCCATCGCCCAGCGGCACGACACAGGAGAAGTGCTTATGTTGGCGTGGATGAACCGTGCGGCGCTGGATGAAACGCTCGCCACCGGCCAAGTCTGTTACTGGTCGCGCTCGCGTCAGCAGCTGTGGCGCAAAGGCGAGACCAGTGGCAACCACCAACGCCTGGTCGAAGCGCGCCTGGACTGCGATGGCGACGCCATTCTACTGCTCGTCGAGCAACAGGGGCCGGCTTGCCACACAGGACGCCCCAACTGCTTCTACAACGCCATCCGCAACGAGCGGGTGACGGTTATCAGCGTGCCGCAATGA
- the yidD gene encoding membrane protein insertion efficiency factor YidD, producing the protein MKRLLIGLVRLYQFLISPLLGPRCRFYPSCSHYAIEAVQSHGAFRGAWLAVRRLGRCHPWHPGGYDPVPPHNPTTEQKT; encoded by the coding sequence ATGAAGCGCCTGTTGATTGGCCTCGTACGCCTCTACCAATTTCTGATCAGCCCCTTGCTCGGGCCGCGGTGTCGCTTCTATCCGAGCTGTTCGCATTACGCCATCGAAGCCGTGCAAAGCCATGGCGCATTTCGGGGTGCCTGGCTGGCAGTGCGCCGCCTGGGGCGCTGCCATCCTTGGCATCCGGGGGGGTATGACCCGGTGCCGCCGCACAATCCAACTACAGAGCAAAAAACATGA
- a CDS encoding carbonate dehydratase translates to MIRKNPSGHLPVIAESAYVDKTAIICGKVVIHDNVFVGPYAVIRADEVDETGDMQPIVIGANSNIQDGVVIHSKSGAAVTIGEHSSIAHRSIIHGPCQVGNRVFIGFNSVLFNCTVGDGCVVRHNAVVDGCDLPAGFHVTSTQRIGPKTDLASLPRVSVSASEFSEDVARTNIDLVRGYKALQNEF, encoded by the coding sequence ATGATTCGCAAAAACCCTTCCGGCCATTTACCGGTCATTGCCGAGTCCGCCTACGTGGATAAAACAGCGATTATCTGCGGCAAGGTCGTTATTCACGACAACGTCTTCGTGGGTCCCTACGCGGTGATACGTGCTGACGAAGTGGACGAAACCGGTGATATGCAACCCATCGTCATCGGAGCCAATTCCAACATCCAGGATGGGGTGGTCATCCATTCCAAGTCCGGTGCAGCGGTGACTATCGGCGAGCACAGCTCCATTGCGCACCGCTCGATAATCCACGGCCCTTGCCAGGTTGGAAACCGGGTGTTCATCGGCTTTAACAGCGTGCTGTTCAACTGCACCGTTGGCGACGGTTGCGTGGTGCGGCATAACGCGGTGGTCGACGGCTGCGATCTGCCGGCCGGCTTTCACGTTACCTCCACTCAGCGTATCGGGCCCAAGACTGACCTGGCCAGCCTGCCGCGTGTGAGCGTATCGGCGAGCGAATTTTCCGAGGACGTGGCGCGTACCAATATCGATTTGGTGCGCGGTTACAAAGCCCTGCAGAACGAGTTCTGA
- a CDS encoding dihydroorotase yields MSSVVIRNARLVNEGREFDADVWVRNGRIEQIASSMGGRNADVEIDAAGQFLLPGMIDDQVHFRDPGSPAKGSFATESSAAVAGGITSVMDMPNTNPPTLSLEALAAKEHRAASFSKANYGFHFGVSKDNLDTVAALDPNRVAGVKVFMGASTGDMLVDDIYSLERLFANCPTILLTHCESTPRIREREAEFHARYGSDIPPAMHPLIRDGEACYQSSSQAVALAKRFNTRLHVLHLTTARELALFGTGPLAGKRITAEVCAHHLLFDDSDYALLGHLIKCNPAIKSRADRDALRQALLCGRLDVIGTDHAPHTLEEKQRPYAQAPSGLPLVQHALPALLELVADGVLPLTTLVEKTSHAVADLFAIEERGFLREGYWADLCLIERLSEPRPVHADPLLAHCGWTPFQGQSMRHRVRTTLVSGQVAWHLGRVQDNCQGLPLRFKR; encoded by the coding sequence ATGAGCAGCGTAGTCATCCGCAACGCCCGCCTGGTCAATGAAGGAAGAGAGTTCGACGCTGATGTATGGGTGCGCAATGGTCGTATCGAACAGATCGCCAGCAGCATGGGCGGGCGCAATGCCGACGTCGAAATCGACGCCGCTGGCCAGTTCCTGCTGCCGGGGATGATTGACGATCAGGTGCATTTTCGTGACCCCGGCTCGCCGGCAAAAGGCAGCTTCGCCACCGAATCCAGCGCGGCGGTAGCTGGCGGCATCACCAGCGTGATGGATATGCCCAACACCAATCCGCCGACCCTGAGCCTGGAAGCCCTGGCCGCCAAGGAGCACCGCGCCGCGTCCTTTTCCAAGGCCAACTACGGCTTTCACTTCGGCGTCAGCAAGGACAACCTGGACACCGTTGCGGCCCTCGACCCCAATCGAGTGGCTGGGGTGAAGGTGTTTATGGGCGCATCCACTGGCGACATGCTGGTCGATGACATCTACTCCCTGGAGCGCCTGTTCGCCAACTGCCCGACGATTCTGCTGACCCACTGCGAGAGCACACCACGTATCCGCGAACGCGAAGCCGAATTCCACGCGCGCTATGGCTCGGATATTCCGCCCGCCATGCACCCGCTGATTCGCGATGGCGAAGCCTGCTACCAGTCTTCCAGCCAGGCAGTGGCTTTGGCCAAGCGCTTCAACACCCGTTTGCATGTACTTCATCTGACAACGGCACGAGAACTGGCGTTGTTCGGTACCGGGCCACTGGCCGGCAAGCGCATTACTGCGGAGGTCTGCGCCCATCATCTCTTGTTCGATGACAGCGACTACGCACTGCTCGGTCACCTGATCAAGTGCAACCCGGCAATCAAGAGCCGTGCCGACCGCGACGCCTTGCGTCAGGCCTTGCTTTGCGGTCGGCTGGATGTGATCGGTACCGACCACGCTCCGCACACCCTGGAAGAAAAACAGCGCCCCTACGCCCAGGCTCCTTCTGGCCTGCCATTGGTGCAGCACGCCTTGCCCGCGCTGCTGGAGCTGGTCGCCGACGGCGTGCTGCCGCTGACCACCCTGGTGGAGAAAACCAGCCATGCGGTCGCCGACCTGTTTGCCATTGAAGAGCGTGGTTTTCTGCGCGAAGGCTATTGGGCTGACCTGTGTCTGATCGAGCGTCTGAGCGAGCCGAGACCGGTGCATGCCGACCCGCTGCTCGCCCACTGCGGCTGGACGCCATTCCAAGGCCAAAGCATGCGGCACAGAGTGCGCACCACCCTGGTGTCTGGCCAAGTGGCCTGGCATCTGGGCCGCGTGCAGGACAACTGCCAAGGCTTGCCGCTGCGCTTTAAGCGATAA